The Pleuronectes platessa chromosome 10, fPlePla1.1, whole genome shotgun sequence genome contains a region encoding:
- the LOC128450143 gene encoding sialoadhesin, protein MHVDTVFLLCPLIFAAVWRGVQAFSPVPSVPDRVQALVGSCVVIPCSFTPLAPHPLRGRKDRMDIRLRFRGGGHLFPLRSTAFNSEDRSQVSRDFQGRASLFGRIADGDCSVKIERISLDDSRMFEVALKTGDDLLWGKSSSFNLNVVDALEAPVISGRSAATEGELVTLNCSVSYHCPSRPPTLQWSWERGAKLNSTGPGEVLTLRPDPTRLMLLAQLSFTVSHQVKPRLRCEVTFPGARSMATSKDLHVTFPPKEVKVQVQSLTVLEGGNALLVCTCKADPPVSQYHWSYTQHGRTVQLRQRTHSVRLYNVTRDMQVRCSAHNLIGRGESRPTPLNIQYKPAIVQLSSTCAVEEFELLCRCSVTSNPKPAVTWSVNGSVPPHDYNVSVTSEPHVLTATLRGHMDQPLTVICFAFNALGNDSLVLLQGGEVTAALWWLVIPAVSICSLIFLLSLLFCCCRRRAGREVLSRSAAVYPEGLGIYQDRMPLYINCTEVTHIYTNGSYQLVYQNCTPHFVHNNQIRPIGRRGGERRRGGGGEGAGVDRRVALGVRGTGEVQSVAEAETAIYLEIL, encoded by the exons ATGCATGTGGACACTGTCTTTCTTCTGTGTCCGCTGATTTTTG CAGCCGTGTGGAGGGGCGTCCAGGCCTTCTCTCCTGTGCCCTCAGTCCCTGACCGTGTCCAGGCTCTGGTGGGATCCTGCGTGGTGATTCCCTGCTCTTTCACTCCTCtggctcctcatcctctcagGGGGAGGAAGGACAGGATGGACATCCGACTGAGGTTCAGAGGCGGTGGCCATTTATTCCCTCTGCGGAGCACTGCCTTCAACAGCGAGGACAGGAGTCAAGTGAGCAGGGATTTCCAAGGCCGCGCATCGCTCTTTGGGCGAATCGCAGATGGAGACTGCTCGGTGAAGATCGAGAGGATCAGCCTGGACGACTCACGCATGTTCGAGGTGGCTCTGAAGACAGGCGATGACTTACTCTGGGGGAAATCAAGCAGCttcaatttgaatgtggttG ACGCTCTTGAGGCTCCCGTCATCAGCGGGAGGTCGGCAGCCACAGAAGGAGAGCTCGTCACCTTGAACTGCTCCGTCAGCTATCACTGCCCCTCCAGACCTCCAACCCTGCAGTGGAGCTGGGAGAGAGGAGCCAAGCTGAACAGCACCGGACCTGGGGAGGTGCTGACACTCCGCCCGGACCCCACCAGGCTGATGTTACTGGCCCAGCTGTCGTTTACTGTGTCACACCAGGTGAAGCCCAGGCTCAGGTGCGAGGTCACCTTCCCTGGAGCCAGATCAATGGCCACTTCGAAGGATCTACATGTGACGT TTCCCCCAAAAGAGGTGAAGGTGCAGGTCCAGTCCTTGACGGTTCTCGAGGGGGGTAATGCACTGCTGGTTTGCACATGTAAAGCTGATCCTCCAGTGTCACAGTACCACTGGTCCTACACTCAACACGGCCGTACGGTGCAGCTCCGGCAGCGCACACACTCAGTCCGGTTGTACAACGTGACTCGAGACATGCAGGTCCGCTGCTCCGCTCACAACCTGATTGGTCGAGGAGAGTCCCGCCCCACGCCATTGAACATACAAT atAAACCAGCCATCGTCCAACTCTCCTCCACCTGTGCCGTAGAGGAGTTCGAGTTGCTGTGTCGGTGTTCGGTTACCTCCAACCCCAAACCGGCGGTCACCTGGAGCGTTAACGGGTCGGTGCCCCCTCATGATTACAACGTGTCTGTGACATCAGAGCCTCACGTGCTAACGGCGACTCTGAGGGGCCACATGGACCAACCCCTCACTGTGATCTGCTTTGCTTTCAACGCTCTGGGGAACGACTCCCTGGTTTTGCTGCAGGGAGGAGAAG TGACAGCAGCTTTGTGGTGGTTGGTGATTCCTGCTGTGTCCATCTGCTCGCTCATATTCCTCCTGTCTCttcttttctgctgctgtcgGAGGAGAGCTGGAAG AGAGGTCCTGAGCAGGAGTGCAGCTGTTTACCCTGAAGGACTGGGGATCTACCAGGACAGGATGCCTCTCTATATTAACTGCACAGAAGTGACTCACATCTACACCAACGGCAGCTACCAGCTCGTTTACCAGAACTGCACACCTCATTTTGTCCATAACAACCAG ATTCGGCCAATCGGccggaggggaggagagagaagaagaggaggaggaggagagggagcaggggtCGACAGACGAGTCGCTCTAGGAGTCAGAGGCACAGGAGAAGTGCAGAGTGTGGCCGAGGCCGAAACTGCCATTTACCTGGAGATACTCTGA
- the LOC128449214 gene encoding free fatty acid receptor 2 → MVSSGLILSVYIITFVIGFPANLLALYAFSVKIHVKANPTDILLLNLTVSDLLFLLILPLKMYEANLDMKWNLPRFLCSLTAFTFFSTIYTSSLLLMVVSLVRYIALAFPITYHRLHKPVYAVVLSAVIWLITLAHCTIKFITQHHPALASESLDGHACYENFTENQLDVLLPIRLEYFFFLCLVPLVICVYCYVQCILILYSRPRISRMQKQKAIGMALGTLAVFLICVLPYNISHLVGFIEGKSPEWRYYVLLLSTFNTCIDPIIFYFSSSSFHCNSKKSIFRKCKLTVSELEKQVTGSNPG, encoded by the coding sequence ATGGTGAGCAGCGGGTTGATTCTCTCGGTGTACATAATTACCTTTGTGATTGGCTTCCCAGCCAACCTCCTGGCTCTCTATGCCTTCAGTGTCAAGATCCATGTCAAGGCAAATCCAACAGACATCCTGCTACTCAATCTGACCGTCTCCGACCTGCTCTTCTTGCTCATCCTTCCTCTCAAAATGTACGAGGCCAATTTAGACATGAAGTGGAATCTGCCCCGCTTCCTGTGCTCCCTCACCGCCTTCACCTTCTTCTCCACCATCTACACCAGCTCCTTGTTGCTGATGGTTGTCAGTCTGGTTCGCTACATTGCACTCGCCTTCCCTATCACCTATCATCGgctgcacaaacctgtgtaTGCAGTAGTGCTGAGTGCAGTCATTTGGCTAATCACCTTAGCACACTGCACTATCAAATTCATCACCCAGCACCACCCAGCCCTAGCCAGTGAATCCCTTGATGGCCATGCTTGCTATGAGAACTTTACGGAGAATCAGCTGGATGTCCTACTGCCGATACGTTTGgaatatttcttttttctctgcctTGTTCCTCTTGTAATTTGTGTTTACTGCTACGTGCAATGCATCTTGATCCTGTACAGCCGCCCCAGGATATCCCGCATGCAGAAGCAGAAAGCCATCGGTATGGCCTTGGGGACTCTGGCCGTGTTCCTCATTTGCGTGCTACCATACAATATCTCTCATTTAGTGGGTTTCATTGAGGGTAAGAGCCCAGAGTGGAGGTACTACGTTTTGCTGCTTAGCACCTTCAACACCTGCATTGATCCCATCATCTTCTACTTTTCTTCATCTAGCTTCCACTGCAACAGTAAAAAGTCAAttttcagaaaatgtaaacTCACTGTTTCAGAGTTAGAAAAGCAGGTCACAGGCTCTAACCCAGGGTGA
- the LOC128450172 gene encoding free fatty acid receptor 2-like, whose translation MVGSGVILVVYIITFVIGFPANLLALYAFSAKIHVKANPTDILLLNLTVSDLLFLLILPLKMYEADSDMTWNLPRFLCSLTSLIFFSTIYTSSLLLMAVSLVRYIALAFPITYHRLHKPVYAVVMGAVIWLIPLAHSSITYIILHHPSLARETPDGHACYENFTEKQLDVVLPMRLEIFFFLCLVPLVICVYCYVQCILILYSRPRISRMQKQKAIGMALGTLAVFLICVLPYNISHLVGFIEGKSPEWRYYVLLLSTFNTCIDPIIFYFSSSSFHCNSKKSIFRKRKLPVSELQKEVTGSNPG comes from the coding sequence ATGGTGGGCAGCGGGGTGATTCTCGTGGTGTACATAATCACCTTTGTGATTGGCTTCCCAGCCAACCTCCTGGCTCTCTATGCCTTCAGTGCCAAGATCCACGTCAAGGCAAATCCAACTGACATCCTGCTACTCAATCTGACCGTCTCCGACCTGCTCTTCTTGCTCATCCTTCCTCTCAAGATGTACGAGGCCGATTCAGACATGACGTGGAATCTGCCCCGCTTCCTGTGCTCCCTCACCTCCCTCATCTTCTTCTCCACAATCTACACCAGCTCCTTGTTGCTGATGGCTGTCAGTCTGGTTCGCTACATTGCACTCGCCTTCCCTATAACCTATCATCGgctgcacaaacctgtgtaTGCAGTAGTGATGGGTGCAGTCATTTGGCTGATCCCCTTAGCACACAGCAGTATCACTTACATCATCCTGCACCACCCATCCCTAGCCAGAGAAACCCCTGATGGCCATGCTTGCTATGAGAACTTTACGGAGAAGCAGCTGGATGTCGTCCTCCCGATGCGTttggagattttcttttttctctgcctTGTTCCTCTTGTAATTTGTGTTTACTGCTACGTGCAATGCATCTTGATCCTGTACAGCCGCCCCAGGATATCCCGCATGCAGAAGCAGAAAGCCATCGGTATGGCCTTGGGGACTCTGGCCGTGTTCCTCATTTGCGTGCTACCATACAATATCTCTCATTTAGTGGGTTTCATTGAGGGTAAGAGTCCAGAGTGGAGGTACTACGTTTTGCTGCTTAGCACCTTCAACACCTGCATTGATCCCATCATCTTCTACTTTTCTTCCTCTAGCTTCCACTGCAACAGTAAAAAGTCAATTTTCAGAAAACGTAAACTCCCTGTTTCAGAGTTACAAAAGGAGGTCACAGGCTCTAACCCAGGGTAA